One Peromyscus leucopus breed LL Stock chromosome 4, UCI_PerLeu_2.1, whole genome shotgun sequence genomic region harbors:
- the Gcg gene encoding pro-glucagon, producing MKNIYIVAGFFIMLVQGSWQHSLQDTEEKPRSFSASQTDLLEDPDQISEDKRHSQGTFTSDYSKYLDSRRAQDFVQWLMNTKRNRNNIAKRHDEFERHAEGTFTSDVSSYLEGQAAKEFIAWLVKGRGRRDFPEEVKIVEEGRRHADGSFSDEMNTILDNLATRDFINWLIQTKITDKK from the exons atgaagaacattTACATTGTGGCTGGATTTTTTATAATGCTGGTGCAAGGCAGCTGGCAGCATTCCcttcaggacacagaggagaAACCCAG ATCATTCTCAGCTTCCCAGACAGACCTGCTGGAGGACCCTGATCAGATCAGTGAAGACAAACGCCATTCACAGGGCACATTCACCAGTGACTACAGCAAATACCTGGACTCCCGCCGTGCCCAAGATTTCGTGCAGTGGTTGATGAACACCAAGAGGAACAG GAACAACATTGCCAAACGTCACGATGAGTTTGAGAGGCATGCTGAAGGGACCTTTACCAGCGATGTGAGCTCTTACTTGGAGGGCCAGGCGGCAAAGGAATTCATTGCTTGGCTGgtgaaaggcagagggaggcgaGA CTTCCCAGAAGAAGTGAAGATTGTTGAAGAAGGCCGCAGACATGCTGACGGCTCCTTCTCTGACGAGATGAACACGATTCTCGATAATCTTGCCACCAGGGACTTCATCAACTGGCTGATTCAAACCAAAATCACTGACAA GAAATAA